Proteins from a single region of Bogoriella caseilytica:
- a CDS encoding GNAT family N-acetyltransferase: MPRDHELWFVYLLREAYGTGLAELLVDAVDPRRSPAYLWVFCDNPRAMAFYRKLGFAVYGEKVPLKTLTDAEGRALSEIRMVR, encoded by the coding sequence ATGCCGCGGGACCATGAGCTGTGGTTCGTCTACCTGCTGCGTGAGGCGTATGGGACTGGTCTGGCGGAGCTCCTGGTTGACGCCGTCGACCCGAGGAGATCACCTGCCTACCTCTGGGTCTTCTGTGACAACCCGCGTGCGATGGCCTTCTACCGCAAGCTCGGCTTCGCGGTCTACGGCGAAAAGGTGCCGCTGAAGACCTTGACTGACGCCGAGGGTCGCGCGCTGTCCGAGATCCGGATGGTGCGCTGA
- a CDS encoding SDR family oxidoreductase translates to MSSEDTHTTETDQLVFVNPVERYPQISPPEQHQPEPGVQGDMTPQPDIGELSYRGTARLEGRKALITGGDSGIGAAAAVAFAREGADVAIQYLPDEEEDAQKVAKIITDCGRQAVTIAGDLIDPQFCTDLVERAVSELGGLDILVNNAAKQVAADGLAEISDEQLEETFHINILAMFRTTRAALKHLPAGSSIINTTSIQAYQPSPTLLDYASTKAAINNFTKGLAQELAPQGIRVNAVAPGPVWTPIQPSEGQPTEDLPEFGQSVPLGRAAQPTEMAPAFVYLASSESSYVIGDTMHVNGGSPTP, encoded by the coding sequence ATGAGCTCCGAGGACACCCACACGACCGAGACCGACCAGCTCGTCTTCGTCAACCCTGTCGAGCGGTACCCCCAGATCAGCCCGCCCGAACAGCATCAGCCGGAGCCGGGCGTGCAGGGCGACATGACGCCGCAGCCGGACATCGGCGAGCTGTCCTACCGCGGCACCGCACGCCTGGAAGGGCGCAAGGCCCTGATCACCGGTGGTGACTCCGGCATCGGTGCGGCCGCGGCCGTGGCCTTCGCCCGTGAAGGGGCCGACGTCGCCATCCAGTACCTCCCGGACGAGGAGGAGGATGCGCAGAAGGTCGCCAAGATCATCACCGATTGCGGACGCCAGGCGGTGACCATCGCCGGGGACCTGATCGACCCGCAGTTCTGCACCGACCTCGTGGAGCGCGCCGTCTCCGAACTCGGCGGGCTGGACATCCTGGTGAACAACGCCGCCAAGCAGGTCGCGGCCGACGGGCTTGCCGAGATCAGCGACGAGCAGCTGGAAGAGACCTTCCACATCAACATCCTGGCCATGTTTCGGACCACTCGGGCGGCGCTGAAGCACCTGCCGGCCGGTTCCAGCATCATCAACACCACCTCCATCCAGGCCTACCAGCCTTCGCCTACACTGCTGGACTACGCGAGCACCAAGGCCGCGATCAACAACTTCACCAAGGGCCTGGCCCAGGAGCTTGCGCCGCAGGGCATCCGGGTCAACGCGGTCGCACCGGGGCCGGTATGGACCCCGATCCAGCCCTCCGAGGGGCAGCCCACCGAGGACCTCCCCGAGTTCGGGCAGTCGGTTCCGCTGGGCCGGGCAGCCCAGCCGACTGAGATGGCGCCCGCCTTCGTCTACCTGGCCTCCTCGGAGTCCAGCTACGTCATCGGCGACACCATGCACGTCAACGGTGGTAGCCCGACGCCGTAA
- a CDS encoding NUDIX hydrolase — MSDRFQLIPAAYLLLTDDQGKVLLTDRRGSYMSHHWACGAAGHVEAGESVLDAAVREAREELGVEIAPGELEPLTAMHRTAGNGLAIDERVDFFFRVRCWAGEPTRMEPDRSAGIAWFALDALPEPVVPHELEVFDRLRRGTLPPVLTYGF; from the coding sequence ATGAGCGACCGCTTCCAGTTGATCCCGGCCGCCTACCTGCTCCTGACCGATGACCAGGGGAAGGTGCTGCTCACCGATCGCCGCGGCAGCTACATGAGTCACCACTGGGCCTGCGGTGCCGCCGGGCATGTCGAGGCGGGGGAGTCGGTGCTGGACGCCGCGGTGCGGGAAGCGCGTGAGGAGCTCGGTGTGGAGATCGCGCCCGGGGAGCTGGAACCACTGACCGCCATGCACCGCACCGCCGGAAACGGCCTGGCGATTGATGAGCGGGTCGACTTCTTCTTCCGGGTGCGCTGCTGGGCGGGGGAGCCGACCCGCATGGAGCCGGACCGCTCCGCCGGCATTGCGTGGTTCGCCCTCGACGCGCTCCCGGAGCCGGTGGTGCCGCACGAACTCGAGGTCTTCGACCGGCTCCGCCGGGGCACCCTCCCGCCGGTGCTGACCTACGGCTTCTGA
- a CDS encoding SRPBCC family protein, whose amino-acid sequence MPQVSAEAWVPIPPEQAFAVSQTTGELRLSWDPFIRRQYFLDGATRPAKGVRTYTRARLGPAMISSYASYRPPTSVGMAMEKGPWFFRTFGGGWRFASEDRDGVSGARATWKYSYSIRPSWLAFVAHPIGNWLLGREIDRRIAAFARACRSPGTVTAALDASSS is encoded by the coding sequence ATGCCACAGGTGAGCGCCGAGGCGTGGGTGCCGATCCCTCCCGAGCAGGCCTTTGCCGTCTCCCAGACCACGGGCGAGTTACGACTGAGCTGGGATCCCTTCATTCGCCGGCAATACTTCCTCGATGGCGCCACCCGCCCGGCCAAGGGCGTACGCACCTACACCCGGGCCCGTCTGGGGCCGGCCATGATCAGCTCTTACGCCTCCTACCGCCCGCCCACCTCGGTGGGCATGGCCATGGAGAAAGGGCCCTGGTTCTTCCGCACCTTCGGCGGCGGATGGCGATTTGCATCCGAGGACCGCGACGGCGTCTCCGGGGCGCGGGCGACATGGAAGTACTCCTACTCGATCCGCCCCAGCTGGCTGGCCTTCGTGGCGCATCCGATCGGGAACTGGCTACTGGGCCGGGAGATCGACCGGCGGATCGCCGCCTTCGCCCGCGCCTGCCGCTCACCGGGAACCGTCACCGCGGCACTGGACGCCTCGAGCAGCTGA
- a CDS encoding NUDIX hydrolase, producing the protein MDIRVAAYAVVLDHGRMLLPHWREQHKHGWTLPGGGIDPGEHPADAAVREVREETGYEVELGELLGVHSLVIPTSERLSPDRAFPLHALRIVYRATLAGGALTVEQDGTTDDVGWFFPEEIDALERVELVDIARGWAGLLP; encoded by the coding sequence GTGGATATCCGGGTCGCTGCCTATGCCGTTGTTCTCGACCACGGACGGATGCTGCTGCCCCACTGGCGCGAACAGCACAAGCACGGTTGGACGCTCCCGGGTGGCGGGATCGACCCGGGTGAACATCCGGCCGACGCCGCGGTCCGGGAGGTCCGCGAAGAGACCGGTTACGAGGTGGAGTTGGGCGAGCTGCTCGGCGTCCACAGCCTCGTCATCCCTACCTCGGAGCGACTGAGCCCAGACAGAGCGTTCCCCCTGCATGCCCTCCGGATCGTCTACCGGGCGACGCTGGCCGGTGGGGCACTCACCGTGGAGCAGGACGGCACGACCGACGACGTCGGGTGGTTCTTCCCCGAGGAGATCGACGCCCTGGAGCGGGTCGAGCTGGTCGATATCGCTCGCGGCTGGGCAGGGCTGCTGCCATGA
- a CDS encoding HIT family protein, giving the protein MSQRGAKRDGRSDAAELDLRARCECCRIADRLDGEQKLYALGSAWLVNAREGHSRPAVVVQTREHRASLSELTPHERAEMGAALTAASGALASEAGVEQVYVNLWNEGDPAHVHFHVVPRMSDDEARGPELRDVETTTAEALDAERVAKGASQQYAESNPAEPSKLVRGVRRVCDWWNKYPSPYTLVFRRLFSRSEPARVATLAKLGKPIKPARGAKRTQTLSLQTKARLDPAEIMVMTFLGLGVVAAMVGALTPPTAWFGWLVGIAFSYRVIDMALWEIGFLLTIERSPIRSIPRALVLKIGNLVELAIGLTALRAAFTGDGLLHSIHYGANVVLPQAQSAVDAADSAAWGGDVWLGILGIVGAGVALLIISGGVATMVAKVSETFYVSPRDSSAG; this is encoded by the coding sequence ATGAGCCAGCGTGGTGCCAAGCGCGACGGGCGCAGCGACGCCGCCGAGCTGGATCTGCGAGCCCGTTGCGAGTGTTGCCGGATCGCCGATCGCCTCGACGGGGAGCAGAAGCTCTATGCGCTCGGCTCCGCGTGGCTCGTGAACGCCCGTGAGGGTCATTCGCGCCCAGCGGTCGTCGTCCAGACCCGAGAGCATCGAGCCAGCCTGTCCGAACTGACACCGCATGAACGCGCGGAGATGGGAGCAGCACTGACCGCCGCCTCCGGAGCTCTGGCAAGCGAAGCCGGCGTCGAGCAGGTGTACGTGAACCTCTGGAACGAAGGCGACCCCGCCCACGTGCATTTCCACGTGGTACCTCGCATGAGCGATGACGAGGCCAGGGGCCCCGAGCTCAGGGACGTCGAGACCACGACGGCGGAAGCGCTCGACGCCGAACGGGTCGCCAAGGGTGCGTCCCAGCAGTACGCGGAATCCAACCCCGCTGAGCCGAGCAAGCTCGTCCGTGGCGTGCGAAGAGTGTGTGACTGGTGGAATAAGTACCCCTCGCCCTACACACTCGTCTTCCGCCGGCTCTTCTCCCGTTCCGAGCCCGCCAGGGTCGCGACGCTTGCCAAGCTCGGGAAGCCCATCAAGCCCGCAAGGGGCGCGAAACGAACCCAGACGTTGTCCCTTCAGACGAAGGCCCGGCTGGACCCCGCCGAGATCATGGTGATGACCTTCCTCGGCCTGGGTGTCGTCGCCGCCATGGTGGGGGCATTGACGCCACCTACGGCGTGGTTCGGGTGGCTCGTCGGCATCGCCTTCTCGTATCGCGTGATCGACATGGCTCTCTGGGAGATCGGATTCCTCCTGACGATCGAGAGGTCACCGATTCGGAGCATCCCACGAGCGCTCGTACTGAAGATCGGCAACCTGGTGGAACTGGCAATCGGCCTCACTGCGCTCCGTGCGGCGTTCACCGGCGATGGCCTGCTCCACTCCATCCACTATGGAGCGAACGTCGTCCTCCCCCAGGCACAGAGCGCCGTCGATGCTGCGGACTCAGCAGCCTGGGGTGGCGACGTGTGGCTAGGGATCCTGGGCATCGTTGGAGCAGGCGTCGCACTCCTCATCATCTCGGGTGGGGTCGCCACGATGGTCGCCAAAGTCAGTGAGACCTTCTACGTGAGTCCGCGCGACAGTTCGGCGGGATGA